A region from the Sphingopyxis lindanitolerans genome encodes:
- a CDS encoding tetratricopeptide repeat protein: MNESKKMAGGMNGANRAILIAAFVLLAGAVGYAIWRDSAPSAPAAPSTASASPDDQLAALEARTQREPNSAGAWTALGAARFDMSDYAGAAAAYEKATALSPESAGLWSALGEARVMASARDPMPAAALEAFDKAIKLDAKDPRARYFLAVKKDLGGDHKGAIEDWFALLADTPQGAPWEADLRRTIEQVGAIHKIDVAMRLTNTQARPLTPAEMPVAARAIPGPSRADMEAASQLPKGQQDAMIEGMVSGLEAKLKADPANVDRWIMLMRSRMTLGETAKAAQALKDGIAANPGAATRLKAQAQMLGVPGA, encoded by the coding sequence ATGAACGAGAGCAAGAAGATGGCGGGGGGCATGAATGGAGCCAACCGGGCGATATTGATCGCCGCCTTCGTGTTGCTGGCAGGGGCCGTCGGCTATGCAATCTGGCGCGATTCCGCCCCTTCCGCGCCCGCCGCGCCATCCACCGCGTCTGCGTCCCCCGACGATCAGCTCGCCGCGCTCGAAGCGCGGACCCAGCGCGAACCGAACAGCGCCGGGGCGTGGACGGCGCTCGGCGCGGCGCGGTTCGACATGAGCGATTATGCCGGCGCCGCCGCCGCTTATGAGAAAGCGACGGCGCTTTCGCCCGAGTCGGCGGGGCTGTGGTCGGCGCTCGGCGAGGCGCGTGTGATGGCGAGCGCGCGCGATCCGATGCCCGCCGCGGCGCTTGAAGCCTTCGACAAGGCGATCAAGCTCGACGCCAAGGACCCGCGCGCGCGCTATTTCCTCGCGGTCAAAAAGGATCTTGGCGGCGACCACAAGGGTGCGATCGAGGACTGGTTCGCGCTGCTCGCCGACACCCCGCAGGGGGCGCCGTGGGAAGCCGACCTTCGCCGCACGATCGAGCAGGTCGGCGCGATCCACAAGATCGACGTCGCGATGCGACTGACCAACACCCAGGCGCGGCCGCTGACGCCCGCGGAGATGCCGGTCGCCGCGCGCGCCATCCCCGGCCCGAGCCGCGCCGACATGGAAGCCGCCTCGCAGCTTCCCAAGGGGCAGCAGGACGCGATGATCGAGGGCATGGTGAGCGGACTGGAGGCCAAGCTGAAAGCCGACCCGGCGAATGTCGATCGCTGGATCATGCTGATGCGCAGCCGCATGACGCTGGGCGAGACGGCGAAAGCCGCGCAGGCGCTGAAAGACGGCATCGCGGCCAATCCGGGCGCGGCGACACGGCTGAAGGCGCAG